One genomic region from Rosa rugosa chromosome 1, drRosRugo1.1, whole genome shotgun sequence encodes:
- the LOC133723536 gene encoding putative clathrin assembly protein At4g40080: MGRKTKIKDLLMGAIKDKASQSKAAILSTINTAASSTPQSSQSLHLALLRATTHDPFSPPPAKHLATLLSFGHSSRATASAAIEALMDRLQTTQNSSVALKCLIAVHHIVKYGSFILQDQLSVFPSTGGRNYLKLSNFRDNSSPISWDLSSWVRWYGQYVENLIITSRFLGFFLGSNSCLADRDRQEERISALMNSDLVRETESLVSLLEEICRRPDFSSLNGNRLVGEILGLVGQDQIAAMNEVSVRVKEFDERLSCMSFGDSVELLSSLKRSEDCKERLLTVSSAVKSDLVERFWGLMREMKGRVKKEKEKEKEGGKLVVMAVRRDSVGESARFDDRVLRSYDSVRFSSGRLKVSLESCP; this comes from the coding sequence gatcaaagacCTTCTAATGGGGGCAATCAAAGACAAAGCCTCTCAGAGCAAAGCAGCAATCCTCTCCACAATCAACACCGCTGCCAGCAGTACTCCTCAATCATCTCAATCTCTCCACCTCGCCCTCCTCCGCGCCACCACCCACGACCCTTTCTCACCTCCACCAGCCAAACACCTTGCCACGCTCCTCTCCTTCGGACACAGCTCGCGTGCCACCGCCTCCGCCGCCATCGAAGCCCTCATGGATCGCCTCCAAACCACCCAAAACTCCTCCGTCGCACTCAAGTGCCTCATCGCCGTTCACCACATCGTCAAGTACGGCTCCTTCATCCTCCAGGACCAGCTCTCCGTCTTCCCCTCCACTGGCGGCAGAAACTACCTTAAACTCTCCAACTTCCGGGACAACTCTAGCCCCATTTCCTGGGACCTCTCGTCCTGGGTCAGATGGTACGGACAGTACGTAGAAAACCTCATCATCACTTCTCGGTTCTTAGGTTTCTTCTTAGGATCGAACTCGTGCCTTGCCGATAGAGACAGACAAGAAGAGAGAATCTCAGCGCTCATGAATTCCGACCTGGTTAGGGAGACCGAGTCGCTGGTGAGTCTACTGGAAGAGATTTGCCGGCGGCCTGACTTTTCAAGTTTGAACGGTAACAGGTTGGTCGGCGAGATATTGGGTTTGGTGGGCCAGGACCAGATTGCCGCAATGAACGAGGTTTCGGTCCGAGTCAAGGAGTTTGATGAGAGACTGAGTTGCATGAGCTTTGGCGACTCGGTCGAGTTGCTGAGCTCGTTAAAGAGGTCGGAGGATTGCAAGGAGAGGCTTCTGACAGTGTCGTCGGCGGTGAAGAGTGATTTGGTAGAGAGGTTTTGGGGGTTGATGAGAGAGATGAAGGGAAGGgttaagaaagagaaagagaaagagaaagagggtGGTAAGTTGGTGGTGATGGCGGTGAGGAGAGACAGTGTGGGTGAGTCGGCTCGGTTTGATGACCGAGTTTTAAGGTCGTATGACTCGGTCCGATTCTCCTCAGGAAGGTTGAAGGTGAGCTTGGAATCATGTccttga